Below is a genomic region from Cotesia glomerata isolate CgM1 linkage group LG5, MPM_Cglom_v2.3, whole genome shotgun sequence.
CTGATGAAGCAAACCTCATCTTCAGATTCTGATTCATCGTCTTCAGAAATAGTGGAAAGAGAAATTTTGTCTTTACACCGGGTAATAGAAACGTTAAGAGCTTCATCAAGGCAATCGAGATGCAGGTCGTGATGCGTAGGATAGTGGACAAGTGGCTTAGCATCAACAGTATCCAGTATGTCATCGACATGATCGTATTCTACAAAAGTCGTTGAAATATTTCCATTGTAACTGTGCTCTATTTCAGACTCAGCCATTTCCCAAAGCTTCAAAGCTTCTTTCTCACCATCGCTCAGATTCTTCACCAGGCTGTCACTCTCATCACTCTCAGATGATTCTCTTCCATCAGAAGACTGAGCTCCTGTTTCCTGAACTTTTTCAGCTTCATCAACCTCGTTCTGAACTTCTTGACCGCTACTGACTTCACCTTGGTACTCAATGatacaaaatttaacaattttgcCGTTTACCTCATTCTTTTCCTTGCTATCATCGGACTTGGTATTATCAACTGATATTTCTTCGCGTTCAGACTCTTCATTCTGCTCAGAACTATTAACAGCAATATCTTCTTCATTATGACCATCAACTTCCATTGAATCAATCTCTTTACCAGCAGTGTTATCAATGTTAACATCATCAACGTCAACATCTAACTCAGCCAAAGAAGCTTGGCTGTTCTTGAAAATCTCCTCCACCTGGTTCTTAAACTGCTTCAGCGCATCAGAGTAAGTCGAGTCACCATTACTGGTCTCTAAGCCATCCGAAGCTTTGGAGGACTCATCAATATTAACCTGCTCGGCGATGCACTTGAGTTTTTGTAGAATTTCAGTCGACTCCGCTGCTGTTAACTTCCCGTCAGGATTCAAATGCAAGTCATTGATAACTCCAGAGAAGAATATTTCCTTTATTCTACCTTCATCCAAAGAATTAACGTCCTCAGTGATTGCCTTCAGCTTGTTAATAAAGTCCTCTTTACTTTCTGTACACTCCACATTTTCATCAACGATTTTTAAACTAGACTCCTGTTGAATTTGCAATTCTTTTATTTCGGTATTAGTATtttctttaactttttttaggtTAAAACTCTCTGAAGACTCTGATGTGTCACGTGGAGATTCTTCTTGAGATTCATGAGAATCTTGACGTTCCAGCGCCTGTTCCGAAGAATTTGAGgagtttttatcaataatgTGATGAATTATTTCATCAATAACGGTATATTTATCAGCAATATTCTCTTCAGAGTCTTCgttgaaagaaattttatgaataatctcacttatttcttcttttaccTCTTCAGGATCTATCTGTTCTTCAGTGTTAGCTTCTTCTGAATGACTTTCAGTATGAACTTCAGGCTTACTTTCTTCCTCAAAAAGGTTTTCTAAGTTTCCAAAATCGTCGTCATCTTCAATTTTAGAATCAGCTTCTTCTTTTATTACTATTCTTTCTGTTCCAATTCCATCTTCTTCTACAGAACTAATCTCTTTATTAATCTCAATATCTTCGGCATTGCTATCATCTTCCACTTTACAAGCTACTTCATCAACAAAGTCGATTTCTTCTTTACCATCTCGCGTTCCTTCTCCGTTACCAGCAAGATAGGCTTCTTCATTACCAAGTGGAGCCTCTACTTCATTTTTAGCATCATGCTCAGCATTTTCACTTCCATCAAATCGAGTTTGATCCTCCAAACTCTTAACAGCATTGACTTCAATACAAGCTGAATCTATAACATTATCAACTAATCTATTAGCTTCAATCAAAGTAGCTCTTTCCTCCAATCCctcaataatttcattaacagTAGTCTCAATATCTTTGTGAAACTCTCCTTCGTCTTCAACTTTTATTTCTGGCAGTTCAAAATCAGCTGATTCATGAGTAACGTTAGCTTCCAACTCAATAGAATTATCAAACAAATCAATGGTCTTGTTTAAGTCAACGACattatcttctttttcttcatcTTCAGCAATAGGATCGTCCCAAATATAAAAAGAATCATGATCAGTGGGTGACAAACTTCCTATCGGAGCAAGTATTAAGCACTGTGGGCATTTTTTACCGCAATAAATGTGCTCGTTACCTTCTTCGCCATCTTGGATCTCAGCCGTAGGAGTCAAACTGTAAATGACACTCATATGCGACGAATTTAGGTTGTATTTCATTGATGCATCTGAACTTGGCAGATGGAAGTTCAACGATCGCATGGATTTAGAAGGAGTCAAATTGACATTAATACTGTCAATTACTTCAGTCATGCTGTCTTCACGTTGATATTTCTTCCCACTGACAAGTGGTGAAGAAAATCTCCAGGGTTGACTATCGTTCAACTCTTTAGCAAATGAAGATTCTAAAGTATCTAGCGGCTCATTGAACCACTCAAGATTGTCAATCAACTCGGGGGAAATCGATTCTGTTTCAGTTATCAAATTCTTCTCATCAGTTACAGCACAATCCAAGTTCTTCTCAACTACTGTCTGAACACTAGCAACATCTTCGGAACTTGGTTCTTGATCAGAGGCCAATTTTTCCCCTGAAGATGTCATACTCAGCGGATTAGCAATGTTCCCATTGACATCAGCTTCACTGACATTAACGTCCGTATTAACGAACTCGAAGCTGCCAGCTGTTGGTAAGCAATCTTTACTGACCTGTACATTTTTGATAGGCGTGCTTTCGTACTGCACTTCGCCGAACTGATAAAATGGCGACATGCTTATCGGACTGACCCGCAGATCAACAGGCACAGGTCGCAGTTCACATTCCTTTAAATGACTCTCAGTCTCCACATAAGTTTCACTCAATACTTGCCGGTTCATGGCTTCTTCAACAAGACGTGGGCTCTGCAGGTCTTGCAGTTTCAGGACTGGTAACGACAAGCGAGGAAGTTTACATACTGAACAGCTTGAAGAGGCCAATGGTACGTATGCTCGCTTGCGTGATTTTATCAATCCAGTGTTGATGTTGATATTGTTTTCAGTATTGTCATTAATATTGCGGCCAGTTAAAGCTAGAGATGAGTATTTTGAAATAAGTTGCTTGACTGAACTTTGGCCTTGGTTGGTATTAATGAAATTCAGATTGACATCAGAAGCGCTTTGACTAGCTTGAATtgttaaattagaatttttatattgcgCGTACACTTTGTCGTATTGGTCAAAAAATATACGACGGCGATAAGATTTTATTCGGGAGTTTAAATTCGGGTAAGTGGATTTATATTTTGGAGATGAAACtccaaaaatgtttaaattgtCCAGTGACTTAGACTGCGGGTTTAATGATTTTAGGGGtgttaatgttattaatttagtCCTCTCAAGATGTATCTCTTCATGTGCATCAAGACGCCACCGACCGTAATCGCTGACTGGAATCTCCTCGCTACCCTCATCATTGCTCGATGCTTCATAATCTGTAAATTATATTGTCCAAAAAACTCCTAAAGCGAccgattttttaacatttactGATTTTTATAACGATTTTACGTTGCCGTCGTCGTATTGATCACAAACCGCTCGCACCATTAGTTTTATTACTTCTTAAAAACATgttattcattcatttatttatcaataacatTCATTAGATTATTagtcaattgattttatttagttgAGGAATTTAGTTATggtcattaaaaaatctaaaggtAACAAGCGTGCACCTGGGTGCGAGCGTTTGGTGACAAGCAATGGATCTTTAAATAAGCGGATGATTAATAtaagtattaaacaaattaaaaaaaaaaaattattttaattgtttgataAATGTAAATGAGTACATAAAGCGAGATATGCACATGCATAAGCAATTCATATGAGCGTGAgagtgattatttttttattttttggtgcATGCTTTTTCAACTCACCTCGTTTACTGCGATTATTCATGGGTTCAATAGCTGAACGCCGCATCtcgtttaaaaattcagtcGTTGGGTCGACTATTAAAGAAGAAGATAACAAAAAGAACAtgcgataaattttgaaatttgaaaaaattcggttttttattgtttgagttaatttaagaagggtttacattttttctgtctctcgccctctattggacaaacgaaagtatctctgtcatacttgtacaacttatggaatcttaaaacgcattttatgcataaataaatgaaaattttccaaaaaagcgcttcgctcttcgatagataatttaattatctatcgaagagcgaagcgtttttttcaaaattttatcttattcatgagcaaaactcgtttgaaaatcaactatcaaccACTCTTAAAAAAGGGATTTTTggtgttaataaattttaattgattttttgaagtCAAAAATTCGATGTTGAATAAattagtgtaattttttaaagcagaTAAAATTTCccgaaattaatttatgattttttgaaaaaaaatttgcaatatttataaaactaaatatttttttttttttacatttaaattttctttctattgaaaaattaagaattatttttttttaattcaagttttAATTCTGTACctcatatattaaattatttgtggaTTTTAGGTAAGATTGTGGCTTACCTCCAATCTTTTGCCGATTTAAAGGAGCAATTTGAGATTGTGTAGTAACAGTTTGAGTCGGAAGATTCGATACCGTCACCGAATTGGAAGTGGATTTATCCGCATCATTTTCATGCTCATGCATTTTTCCTGATTCGTGCATTCGTTATCATGCATTaggtttttatgatatttaaatttatcaaatgtttaagaataaatttcatgCTCAAACAatgataatagtaataataataaaatatcaaccAATTGAAAGTGAAAACTTACCATCACTTAATACAACTTCTGCCTGACTTGGTTTAGGTACGCGTTTTGTTTCTATCCGCAGTACACGAGgttctaaaaataaacaaataaattaatcaataattctaATATTAGCTTATAAatcaagtaattaattattaacaaataatttaccaTCTCGACTTTCTTCTTCAGTTTCAGATGTCACAGAGATAGGTGATTGAATTGGAGATTTGGCAGTGCTTGATTCATGGGTCGCTCTACTAATATTAAATGACGATAATGCTTCTGATTCCGACTGCGATTCATCATCTGGTTAATTTAATGagtttagaaaataaaaaaatatgtatctcataaatgaataaacttaaaaatcgctaaaaaaaaaacttacataTATCTCCTTTAGTTTTACGTTCAACTTCTTTTTTGTACTGATCAAGTTCTTGATCAGTGACCGCGTCGAATGGATTTTTGGCGTACGGAGTTTTGTATACCATTGCATTGTGTTGGAAATTACGTTGGATAATACCTTTACTTGCTGCACCTACCAATACTACTTGTTCACCAGTGCCACTGATAGTTGCGTcctgttgaataaaaaaaaattttttttaagaaaaaaaattgttttaagaaaaaaaaatgtctataataattaatttctttaaaacataaaaaaaatttagtgaaatttaCCTGCATTTTTTTAGCTTCTTCCCACGAAACGCCTTCCAAAATATGTGACTGTGGTCCAGCTGATATTTTATCCGCTCTACGGTAGTCTTTAAtctatgttaaaaaatcaattattaattattaattcaaaatagttaagaaaagtaatagataataaataaatgatgaaCTAACCTGCTGTTGAAGTTGTTTAAATTCTTTTGGATTAGTATTCTTGGGTACAAACTGTAACGCACTATCAATCCTTACTGGCGTACTGCTACTGTGTGTTGGTGATCCATCAGACACCCACTGAAGACAAAACCAGAATTGTTAAACGACCCAGTCGATTTTAACCACcagaaatagtaataatagtagtaataataataattaaaaattaaaagtaaattaaataagcATTTATAAGCCGGTTAAAAAAATGACTCGATTAAATGTGTGCCTGTCTCGTCAATGGCTATTGATATATACactcacaaaaataaaaataaaaacactcgattattatttttttttcttgttttgaaaaaaaatcttagaaaAGACAAAGGGTCGACAAATCTGGTTTTGTCAATCAGCTGATGTATACCCTGGCCACTGTCCGTATAATTACTTTTCAAATTACGATGACCAACAGGCACACATTCATTCAGAGTCATTGtcatatgattaattatttaaatactacaatgtttttatgatgatatatttttgataattgataaatcaattaattatcaatcgtgatagaattaattgttattttttttttttttttttttaatgaacccAATGTTTcccagttaaataaaaatagttataaaaatactgaaaataaattttattgagaataaataattggTGGTTGATCCTCATGCTCCgaaatgttttaactaattaattaagattGTGAAAGTGGACCCTAGcgatagaaaaaaagttgcaGACTTATTTGAGAATagttaacataaataataaataataaaaataagaaacgaCTTAATCCAAATTCCgagaatatttttcattgGGATTTACCTCCTCTGCATTTTGATCCACCcactaaataaaaaacaaagtcaagaaaaaagtaatattaGTTAACACGATTGActtcaatcaattaattaactaattataaaatataaataaaaaaaatcccgtCCTAATCTTTTTCACTTCACACTCACACGCATGTCctgatttcaataattttatttatctatttatttatagtaaatTCTACTGGACTtaactttgaaatttattaaaaaaatattttttttcaaagctgtgtaactttatttaaacatCGCAGCtacagaaagaaaaatgacAATCCATCTTATAAATAtcgcttttttaaaaaataatattaaattcatgaaaagcaaaagcttttttttattattaattcataataaactaaataaaatttatttttgatttttatattctGGCACTAAATAAATGGCATTGCACATCATTTTTAACCCTTCGTCACTCGCGTCATGAGCAGATCGCCGCCTAACAACTACTCAACCTATAGAGACTCACTATAGTGcgagcgagaaactaaaaaagacgcgagtgacgaagggttaaatatctatctatataaatataataaaataatttggaatGTAGCTAGccaataataatacaaatgtatatttccattaaaaaaaaaaaaaaatggaatgtaaaaattaattttataaatttacttttcatgatttgataaaaagtgcaattacatttatatatatttataattattaagcaTCGCTTTGTTCAAGCATCAAATACATACGATTACTGCGTTTAGTTATAATCTCATTAGTAAAAACATGTAGACATTTCAATAGATTATTATATCAAAGCGTAACacatagtaataatatttcaatatatatttttaattgaaaagttTTGTTATTcgttttataaaactttttttttagactttcTTTATGAACAATCtgaatttagttaattactattttttattattatataaatttatcattactgaagagaaatactttttagatgatatatttttaatttttataacattgagacaaatctcattaaatattatttacgaTGATTAATGACTCTATTTTTAACTACGAATTTTAACCATACctgtaaaattgataatttcattattgAGGTACAGACAAGATAACTCggtactttttaataatttgattcaagttgactagttttttttatagttatgaattattattttcacaaaAGAATTGATTGATTcagtaagaaaaaattctaataaaaaaaaaaagatgaccTAAACTAaacgaaaataaatttttcacttttctTATGCTTGTAAATACGTaaagtgtaaaatatttataattgtatcGTATTATTTGaagattattaatcaatagggaatgttttttttttttttttttaaatcatcaaaTAACTACTcggttttattttcaaaagtaaTAACTTCTACCTTTGTTATTTTCTTAGGATCCGGCGTTCCGGTCTCGAGTATTTCCACTTTTTGATAAACATTCGGTGAATTTAACCAACGTGATCTGTCGGCACCTTTACGTCCTCCTTTCCATAATCTGtaattacaaacaaataaccaaaaataaataataataataataaaattaatgattgtatgaattaaaaaaattttttcaaacgaCTTAACaattatagtaaaataaattaatggaaaataagataaactttaattaatgaaaaatgttaTACCCTTGTTTATAAAGTTCTTCTTCTTCCAATAAGTAGCCAAGTGAAGAAACAGCTGGTGGTACTTCAACATCGTTACGTGGTCTAGGTGGCTCACTTTTAATTAATGGATGTCGGTAAATATAACCAGTACGAAAAccctacaataaaaaataaaaataattcaaataaattcttaacaaagttaataaattttggctgaaattttcgatatttttaattacaatataaatagtttgggtatttttgaaataaattttaaaaataatattgctaTGACAGAATCTATTACCGATAATTTAAAGGACAAATGTGACGGAGCAAGCTTATATAACCAGAAAACTATTCACAACTCCTCCAAAAacttgacataaaaaattttcaagatattttttataccaaatttaacaataaaaatctcttttaacataaaaaatatgctcgtcacaaaattttccttgttCTCTCAATTACTTACTTAATCAAAAACAACCAACAAtacttgtttaaaaaaatactcacGGCATTGTCAAGCATCCTCATAAGTGCTTCAAACTCAGAGCTACCGATTCTCCAGcgtttttccaatttttcagCCAATGGCGAAGGTTCAATGATACTGGAAGTATGTGGGATCGGTGGTTTTCTCGAGGCTtcgtaaatagattttttggATTCCTCCGACAGTAAGTTCAAGTTTTCAACTCCCATGGGCATCAACTTCAACTGGGTCTCGCAAGCAAGAACAGTATTGTAGACATTGTAAAAGGCTTCTTCAATAGTCTCACCGCAACACAAAGCACCGCGGTTGGTCAAAAGCATTACTTTATTAATAGGTCCCAGATTGCGGGTTATCTTCTCGCGCTCTTCTGGTTCAACAGTCTCGCCAATGTACTGGTGAATCGAGACATCGCCGATCACGATGCTCTCAGGGCCGATTGGTAAGAGGCCGCATTTTAAGGAAGACACTGCTGTTACTGTTGGCGTTGTTATATGTATAATACACTTAATGTCTGGACGAGCAGCATGGATCGTCGAGTGCAATTGAAATTCAGCTACATGCACTCCAAAATTAGTCGTTCCCTGCTCGACTACCTGCCCTTGCATGTCGACTTTAACTAATGACGATGCCGTTATCTCGTGGTAGAGCAGCCCGAATGGGTTTACTAAAAAATGCTCCTCGTCGGCGTTTAATCGGGCTGTTATCTGTCCAGCCAGACCCTGGGTCCATCCGTACAAATCTAGTAGTCTAAATACAGCCGCTAATTTGCAACGTAGTAATTTTTCTCCGCGTTCATAACCCTTCGCTTCTACACCACGGATGTCGTTTATAGGCACCACACAATTTGAAtctgtgaaattttttaaattcttgtattaattacagttttttattattttgataattaacatcaaaacttatttttagttcatgtATGTGGTATTaaagtgtagaaaaaaaatcgacaaatttttgaaatgatcttgaaattttgttaaagaatgtcaaaataaattcactcTAAAAGTTTTagcttttaatattgatattcaaaagtaaatattttccatttaattaaataataaattataacatggtaaataatatttttaaactttagaGTTTTATATCTCGTTCTACAAGCAACATACGGGGAAGTGTTTTATACATATTAATTATAGTAAATTGAatgttttacaaaaaaaaatctcttatgattttttgataagtTGACTATTTTGAAAGTTATAATTTGACATATATTTTAACTTTGTGCATGGCTCCATAGTTCTTTTCGAGTTAGAACTAgaaattccaaataaaaaaaaatttgtcgatCTTTTTGATACACTCTAATATGCAACaatgctttttaaataattataaaaaaatacattagtAATCTGGTATGACAAATTaggttattttataatgtatGTAAATGATATTTTAGCAACTGAgttagttatttaaatttataatttaaaaattttgtgtttctttttaaatacgtaaatcataattaaaaaaaaaaaaataattatccatATCaactcttattttttaaataaaaacaacttttttttaccaatgagtcaattataaagataaaacACATGaatcttcaaaattaaaataaaaaactacaaaaatataaataatcaataattgaaaaaatttttcagttgctaaaattttaacttgaacatttaataattcttatcaaacataaaataaatcattttcaaCTGTAATATTCGCACGtacatataataaaaataaaagtaaaaataaaaattagtcatcaataataaaataacaaatctaaaaaattacttttgaacACATTAGCATTAAAACGAGCACCCTGTGCACCCATCATCTCCGTAATCTGTTGCAACAATCCGCAAGGTCCAGATCCATCCTTCAATTGTGTCTCAATAATGCGCTCCAACTCTTCTTTGAACATCTTCGagttcattattatttctacacgCTTCCTTCGCTCCATTTCTCGCATATCctgcaaaataaaaataaacttaatacaataatttttctaacatatgaaaaatataaaataatctttaaactGTTTTCTTGTAATATTAATACAACCACAAGTAACAGTTCAATACTTACGGCATCAATATCCGCTGGTCTCATTTtgcttttttcttcttctgtaAGACCGTCTATCACTCCATTTGTGTGAGGCTCGGAGAGCTCATGCTGACTCGTGTCCGCCATCTTCGGGCCTCTTTCAGTTAGCAGCGcctgataatttattaaaaattaataattattattaaaaaaaaaattaatgcaacaaatattaatgtcttattctataaatttcaattcatccattttatttttgctaacCTCATTTAACTCATAAtctaaaatgcaattttattttttaacaactgCTTTTATGAATGCTTGGTTAAtgttgttaacaataaatgcTGTAtgcaacattttttaaattaaattttcaaatgaaaaaatgcgaaaattcattaaaaaaaaaaatttcataagtaaaaaataaaattatatttttaaaaagatcaaCTGcaagagaaattttgaaattttgttttaattacataattttttaacacattTAATTACTTCACGCTAATAAATAGCGATAAAATAGTTTAGTACGAGTTTCTTACATTACAAAAGCCTTTAAGAGACTAACACACTAGTTTTAACCGATAAGGAGGTCTCTGGCATCTAATACTTCAGTTACATCACAGAACGCGGCTATATACTAACTTACAATTCACAACTTTAGTTTGCGCATTAAATTTGTCGCAGCCTTACTTGACTCATACTGATCCTGATCGCTTCAATAACGTTCAACTCGAgtcgaataataataattattatcgttttataattaaatatactcATAATGGCGggtcattaaattattagatacaTAGCATACATAACACGTGTTGCTGATGATTACcaactaaaaattaacaattaactgTTAATTGATGTAGTTCATTTTCTGATCATTTCTTTAATAGAATAGATTAAAAgttctagatttttttatagcaaaaatttttatcttaatcaCTAGCTTCTTATCAGTTGAGTAAATATGACATTGTTTGATAGTAGTATCAAGGATTTGTGCTCACGGTTTATTTTAGActgcattaattattatttttattgttaatacaTCACTgattaaaattctttattatttacattaaaatttaagtaagttgtcaattattgtattataattatgaaaaatttgtcGAAATTTCTACACACATCTAGCGTGAACGCATCAAGATTTTTTCTCCTGcagcttcaatttttttttttttttttttttttttttagtaaataaaattatttatgcatacgaaatcttttattcttttccaaaaaaactaataaactAATCTGACACCTATCATCttgataagaataaaaaaaaaattcttttctttCTTAGCATTTGTAAATGATAATCCAAACCTTATCTTTAACAAGTTAGAGTGAATAAATAGatattataattcaaaattacatttttttttttttttttttttcatttttagggacttttgaacttttttcaaaaaaattgctttagcgcgttaaaatatttgtaaattaatcaaaattttctattttaaatttaataactttatgaaaattttgtttgaaaaattttctaaaagtaATCATCGCCTTCGCTTCAAAGTACTTTCTTTTGACTTATTTAGTTAATAGAAACTTTGAAGATTTATCTTGAATgcaaaattaacaaatagtaaacaatttctaaattattatatacaatatttgtcaaaggtttttttttgtcaaatggctagatttctttttattctttaccaaaaataaaaaaaatattttagattttattctATTGCTGGCAGTCTAGCTGGcattgatgataaaaaaaaatattttcgttaaaaaaattgacaaaaaaaaactttttataaagaaatataccaatattatacaaatattcattaacgaaatttttttgtaagtatTCATCTCaattgttcaaattttttataattatttttcttattaatttttgcattGCTAGATtcatattaattgttatttgaataaaaaaaaaaatccttaatTTTTCCTGGTAAAAAAATGAACGAATGtgataaaattgtaattaaattatttaaaaatttaaaagcggTTTGACTAtcgaaaattaagaaaattaatggAACAACAAAACTTTTCAGAAAACTCAAACATTacctaaaatatttaatagaatagttcaatgatttttagatatttttaatagtg
It encodes:
- the LOC123265087 gene encoding uncharacterized protein LOC123265087 isoform X5 → MALLTERGPKMADTSQHELSEPHTNGVIDGLTEEEKSKMRPADIDADMREMERRKRVEIIMNSKMFKEELERIIETQLKDGSGPCGLLQQITEMMGAQGARFNANVFKNSNCVVPINDIRGVEAKGYERGEKLLRCKLAAVFRLLDLYGWTQGLAGQITARLNADEEHFLVNPFGLLYHEITASSLVKVDMQGQVVEQGTTNFGVHVAEFQLHSTIHAARPDIKCIIHITTPTVTAVSSLKCGLLPIGPESIVIGDVSIHQYIGETVEPEEREKITRNLGPINKVMLLTNRGALCCGETIEEAFYNVYNTVLACETQLKLMPMGVENLNLLSEESKKSIYEASRKPPIPHTSSIIEPSPLAEKLEKRWRIGSSEFEALMRMLDNAGFRTGYIYRHPLIKSEPPRPRNDVEVPPAVSSLGYLLEEEELYKQGLWKGGRKGADRSRWLNSPNVYQKVEILETGTPDPKKITKWVDQNAEEWVSDGSPTHSSSTPVRIDSALQFVPKNTNPKEFKQLQQQIKDYRRADKISAGPQSHILEGVSWEEAKKMQDATISGTGEQVVLVGAASKGIIQRNFQHNAMVYKTPYAKNPFDAVTDQELDQYKKEVERKTKGDIYDESQSESEALSSFNISRATHESSTAKSPIQSPISVTSETEEESRDEPRVLRIETKRVPKPSQAEVVLSDVDPTTEFLNEMRRSAIEPMNNRSKRDYEASSNDEGSEEIPVSDYGRWRLDAHEEIHLERTKLITLTPLKSLNPQSKSLDNLNIFGVSSPKYKSTYPNLNSRIKSYRRRIFFDQYDKVYAQYKNSNLTIQASQSASDVNLNFINTNQGQSSVKQLISKYSSLALTGRNINDNTENNININTGLIKSRKRAYVPLASSSCSVCKLPRLSLPVLKLQDLQSPRLVEEAMNRQVLSETYVETESHLKECELRPVPVDLRVSPISMSPFYQFGEVQYESTPIKNVQVSKDCLPTAGSFEFVNTDVNVSEADVNGNIANPLSMTSSGEKLASDQEPSSEDVASVQTVVEKNLDCAVTDEKNLITETESISPELIDNLEWFNEPLDTLESSFAKELNDSQPWRFSSPLVSGKKYQREDSMTEVIDSINVNLTPSKSMRSLNFHLPSSDASMKYNLNSSHMSVIYSLTPTAEIQDGEEGNEHIYCGKKCPQCLILAPIGSLSPTDHDSFYIWDDPIAEDEEKEDNVVDLNKTIDLFDNSIELEANVTHESADFELPEIKVEDEGEFHKDIETTVNEIIEGLEERATLIEANRLVDNVIDSACIEVNAVKSLEDQTRFDGSENAEHDAKNEVEAPLGNEEAYLAGNGEGTRDGKEEIDFVDEVACKVEDDSNAEDIEINKEISSVEEDGIGTERIVIKEEADSKIEDDDDFGNLENLFEEESKPEVHTESHSEEANTEEQIDPEEVKEEISEIIHKISFNEDSEENIADKYTVIDEIIHHIIDKNSSNSSEQALERQDSHESQEESPRDTSESSESFNLKKVKENTNTEIKELQIQQESSLKIVDENVECTESKEDFINKLKAITEDVNSLDEGRIKEIFFSGVINDLHLNPDGKLTAAESTEILQKLKCIAEQVNIDESSKASDGLETSNGDSTYSDALKQFKNQVEEIFKNSQASLAELDVDVDDVNIDNTAGKEIDSMEVDGHNEEDIAVNSSEQNEESEREEISVDNTKSDDSKEKNEVNGKIVKFCIIEYQGEVSSGQEVQNEVDEAEKVQETGAQSSDGRESSESDESDSLVKNLSDGEKEALKLWEMAESEIEHSYNGNISTTFVEYDHVDDILDTVDAKPLVHYPTHHDLHLDCLDEALNVSITRCKDKISLSTISEDDESESEDEVCFISSPIKNINSPMKINKVDSVCSLELIQEIDEDDIDIDKVAPDVNAKPVDVSDDDSDSVVIMSIKNIFKEDDDLKIIYENVNNNIYHDGDINIIREIVFNKPVSDLDENHCSIENVNELKQTSSSLTEFHSCQEELSNQESFETCISHQSTQTITPRSDNNEVNSETYTISDNDADDDCTSEIVGIPHDTMYNADVSSNLRKSDSFSEDNFNTCDTTANMADLSSLCDSDKSGVTNNEKEANYKNFNGYNGNEDKNSDINVINNNSNYNYNDNDNDTTEKKCSVCSKYFCTDDLKNLSIDDFCDNLIMNDSAKEFMLQKNYTCRNCLMTMSMDTRDFIRLERQVVQEENINCNITLNVSPIKTPPKYENTTLCKVVSKMNLTDLNYSIDSNITQDSLVDS